Proteins from a genomic interval of Flammeovirgaceae bacterium SG7u.111:
- a CDS encoding SusC/RagA family TonB-linked outer membrane protein, which translates to MKHLLLIFMFFFCALFSTMAQQRTITGTVLSGEDDSPLPGVNVIVKGTTTGTITDIDGKFTVEAPENAVILMFSYIGFLSQEVEIEGMSKVDVKLMPDATELTEVVVTALGLTQEKASLGYGVSSIGTKSLEARTQKDVAKLLRGKATGVDIAQTSGLAGSGTNIIIRGYSSITGSNQPLFVVDGVPFNSDANSTGGFASGGGAASSRFLDLDPQTIEDISILKGLSATVLYGEAGRNGVILVTTKNGSSGMSNKGFEVSFTQQVSATEVANIPDYQDIYGNGFSGDFGWYFSTWGPSFDTRGSNGIDDDGTIAHPYDQTQYNDDFPEYIGERYEYKPYESVEQFFEKPGLTTNTSVSISRNVGNGSSVSATYSYLDDQGFLPKLDEMRGGGASNFQKKHNFGLGAQTKLDNGITLKSNFNYVDSEIRRPLTNPAFGGAGDGLFAAVLFTPRSIDMMNLPYQSPIDGSNVYYRRGSTIEHPMWNLNNKSDEEYVQRFFANAQIGYEFNDWLQFQYRLSIDNYTQTNERKVNKGSGGGDNDGYYSTSTLKSRWTDHVANLMYDKSFDNGISLNGVLGVNYRSQIAEGQGIYSNNQLVYNLFAHDKFVSSNAGTGYEEKNTLGVYGTLTAGYNGFVYLTLQGRNDVTSTLEVENRSILYPSASVSFLPFEAIPALANNGVVDYAKFRLSYGTSAGYPDPYKTRSVLNAATNVFVGPDGTQLNTNSVSDELGNPDLSPELHSELEFGLEAQLFAGRIGVDLSLYDKTSKDLIINLPLDPATGYSLTTVNGAEVSNKGIELGLNFTPVKTSSGFEWNMNLNYTKNISKVESIISGVDQVIISGYTTLANVARPGEPYGAMLGTDFNRHEETGELLVNGQGSYTENSESVIIGDPNPDFQANMTNTFTYKGFSFGFQWNYIHGGDIYSSTVGSLMARGNTTDTGFDRFQPIILPGVKGDGSPNDIQTYGGDVFFDAYFGADKGSVFDATVIRLREVSLAYALPKSLLTKTPFGRASFTISGENLFYSAPNFPKGINFDPEVLSLGVGNGRGFDFRTAPTAKRYGATLSLTF; encoded by the coding sequence ATGAAGCATTTATTACTAATCTTCATGTTCTTTTTCTGTGCTCTGTTTTCAACAATGGCGCAGCAAAGAACAATTACCGGAACTGTGCTTTCCGGTGAAGACGATTCCCCACTACCTGGGGTGAACGTCATAGTAAAAGGCACAACCACAGGCACCATCACCGATATTGATGGTAAATTCACAGTTGAGGCTCCAGAAAATGCAGTCATTCTGATGTTTTCCTACATCGGTTTCTTATCACAAGAAGTAGAGATTGAGGGCATGTCAAAAGTAGATGTGAAATTAATGCCAGATGCCACAGAACTTACAGAGGTGGTGGTAACAGCGCTTGGACTCACTCAAGAGAAAGCTTCTTTAGGTTATGGTGTATCCTCTATTGGTACAAAATCCCTCGAAGCTAGAACCCAAAAGGATGTAGCAAAGCTCTTGAGAGGTAAGGCAACAGGTGTCGACATCGCTCAAACTTCTGGGCTTGCTGGCTCTGGTACCAACATCATTATCAGGGGCTACTCTTCAATCACTGGCTCTAACCAGCCTCTTTTCGTAGTGGATGGCGTTCCATTCAACTCTGATGCAAACAGCACTGGTGGCTTTGCAAGTGGTGGGGGTGCAGCTTCTTCTCGTTTCTTGGATTTAGATCCTCAAACCATTGAAGACATTAGTATTCTAAAAGGTTTGTCAGCAACTGTCCTTTATGGTGAGGCTGGTAGAAATGGAGTAATATTGGTAACGACTAAAAACGGTTCTTCTGGAATGTCAAACAAAGGGTTTGAAGTATCCTTTACCCAGCAAGTTTCTGCTACCGAAGTAGCAAATATTCCTGATTATCAGGATATTTATGGTAATGGTTTCTCCGGCGATTTTGGTTGGTATTTCTCTACTTGGGGACCTTCTTTTGATACAAGAGGTTCAAACGGTATAGATGATGATGGAACTATTGCTCACCCTTACGATCAAACGCAATACAACGATGATTTTCCTGAATATATTGGAGAACGTTATGAATATAAGCCATATGAGTCTGTAGAGCAGTTTTTTGAAAAACCAGGTCTCACAACAAATACTTCAGTTTCAATATCGAGGAACGTAGGTAATGGCTCGTCCGTTAGTGCTACTTATTCATATTTGGACGATCAAGGTTTCCTTCCTAAACTCGATGAAATGAGGGGTGGCGGTGCATCTAACTTCCAGAAAAAGCACAACTTTGGACTAGGTGCACAAACAAAGCTAGACAACGGAATTACATTGAAAAGTAATTTCAATTATGTAGATTCTGAAATAAGAAGACCTCTAACAAACCCTGCATTTGGCGGTGCTGGTGATGGGCTTTTTGCTGCGGTACTTTTTACACCAAGGTCAATCGATATGATGAACCTGCCTTATCAGTCGCCAATTGATGGGTCAAACGTTTATTATAGAAGGGGTTCTACTATTGAACACCCAATGTGGAACTTAAATAATAAATCAGACGAAGAATATGTACAGCGCTTTTTTGCTAATGCTCAAATAGGGTATGAATTTAATGATTGGTTGCAGTTCCAGTATAGGCTTTCAATTGATAACTATACCCAAACCAATGAAAGAAAAGTAAACAAAGGTAGTGGTGGAGGAGACAACGACGGGTACTATTCTACTAGCACACTAAAGAGCAGATGGACCGATCATGTAGCCAACTTAATGTATGATAAAAGCTTTGACAATGGTATCAGTTTAAATGGCGTATTAGGGGTAAACTACCGTTCGCAAATAGCTGAAGGGCAGGGTATTTATAGTAATAACCAATTAGTTTACAACCTTTTTGCCCATGACAAATTTGTGAGCTCAAATGCTGGGACCGGTTACGAAGAGAAAAATACGCTTGGTGTATATGGAACCTTGACTGCAGGTTACAATGGTTTTGTTTATTTGACTCTACAAGGTAGAAACGACGTTACATCAACACTTGAAGTCGAAAATAGATCAATTTTGTACCCATCTGCCAGTGTTTCTTTCCTTCCTTTCGAAGCCATACCTGCTTTAGCCAATAATGGGGTAGTAGATTATGCCAAATTTAGGTTAAGTTATGGAACATCAGCTGGTTATCCAGATCCGTATAAAACCAGATCCGTACTCAATGCTGCTACCAATGTATTTGTGGGACCTGACGGTACTCAGCTAAATACGAACTCTGTTAGCGATGAATTAGGTAACCCTGATTTATCTCCAGAACTACACTCAGAATTAGAATTTGGTTTGGAAGCACAGCTTTTTGCAGGTAGAATTGGAGTAGATCTGTCATTGTACGACAAAACCTCAAAAGATCTAATTATCAACTTGCCTCTCGACCCTGCTACTGGTTATTCTTTAACTACGGTCAATGGGGCAGAAGTAAGTAACAAAGGTATTGAATTGGGTCTGAACTTTACGCCAGTTAAAACATCTAGTGGGTTTGAATGGAACATGAATTTGAACTATACTAAGAATATAAGCAAAGTTGAAAGTATTATTTCTGGTGTTGATCAAGTGATTATTTCAGGTTACACAACCTTAGCTAACGTAGCAAGACCAGGAGAGCCTTATGGCGCTATGTTGGGGACGGACTTTAACAGGCATGAGGAAACTGGGGAGCTACTTGTAAATGGACAAGGTTCTTATACTGAAAACTCAGAAAGTGTGATTATAGGCGATCCAAACCCTGATTTCCAAGCCAACATGACCAATACATTTACATACAAAGGGTTCTCCTTTGGCTTCCAGTGGAACTACATTCATGGTGGAGATATTTATTCTTCGACTGTCGGTTCGCTTATGGCACGTGGTAATACTACCGATACTGGTTTTGATAGATTTCAGCCAATTATACTTCCAGGGGTAAAAGGCGATGGTTCACCAAATGATATCCAAACTTACGGTGGTGACGTGTTCTTTGATGCGTATTTTGGTGCCGATAAAGGTTCTGTATTTGATGCTACTGTCATCAGGTTGCGTGAGGTTTCTTTAGCGTATGCTTTGCCTAAAAGTCTTCTGACTAAAACACCATTTGGAAGGGCTTCATTTACTATCTCTGGAGAGAACCTTTTCTACTCTGCGCCTAACTTTCCTAAGGGCATCAACTTCGACCCCGAAGTGCTTAGCTTGGGTGTAGGTAACGGTCGTGGGTTTGACTTCAGAACAGCACCTACCGCAAAGCGTTATGGAGCTACTTTGAGCCTAACTTTCTAA
- a CDS encoding LytTR family transcriptional regulator DNA-binding domain-containing protein gives MIKCIIIDDEPLAREGIANYIKEIEFLDLVGKYEHPLEASKEMAGNMPDLIFLDIQMPKLTGVDFLKTLQNPPMVIIISAYQSYALESFQLDVLDYLLKPVTFQRFFKAANKANDYYRVTSQSSQPENSEDDCFFVKCEYKYEKIKLSEILFVEGMQNYVNIVTRSGKHTTLFTLKSIEEKLASSKFIRVHKSYLVAITAVDSLEGNELEVGKHRIPVSRLYREEVLERVINKKLWKK, from the coding sequence ATGATCAAATGCATTATAATAGATGATGAGCCGTTGGCTAGGGAGGGCATAGCAAATTACATCAAAGAGATTGAGTTTTTGGATTTGGTGGGCAAGTACGAGCATCCTTTGGAAGCATCCAAAGAAATGGCTGGGAACATGCCTGACTTAATCTTTTTGGATATCCAAATGCCTAAATTGACAGGGGTCGATTTTTTGAAGACATTACAAAATCCACCAATGGTCATCATTATCAGTGCTTACCAAAGCTATGCGCTAGAGAGTTTCCAGCTCGATGTGTTAGACTATCTGCTAAAGCCCGTCACCTTCCAGCGCTTTTTCAAAGCGGCAAATAAAGCCAATGATTATTATAGGGTTACTTCTCAAAGTAGCCAACCCGAAAACTCAGAAGACGATTGTTTTTTTGTGAAATGTGAGTACAAATATGAAAAGATAAAACTCTCGGAGATCTTGTTTGTAGAAGGGATGCAAAATTACGTAAATATTGTCACACGGTCGGGCAAGCATACCACTTTGTTCACGCTCAAAAGCATAGAAGAAAAGCTTGCCTCATCTAAGTTTATCCGAGTACACAAATCCTATTTGGTAGCCATCACTGCAGTGGACTCACTTGAAGGTAACGAGCTGGAAGTTGGCAAGCATCGCATCCCTGTTAGTCGACTTTATCGCGAAGAAGTACTGGAACGAGTGATCAACAAAAAACTTTGGAAGAAGTAG
- a CDS encoding sensor histidine kinase has protein sequence MTLIQKTSNVISCYKLDHVAFWVLYEGFWSAMYAEKLSIIGLLVSLAYLFAHATGSYFNVYYLVPKFLKKGKYFIYIITLVLTIACSSILIILGYFLIFLPEPGVFGKYLENEIFFQTTFASSFSTIVLVMIIKLAKEWINANRQNQRLEKEKLETELQFLKAQLNPHFLFNTINSIFFLIHKDQNEASEALAKFSELLRYQLYESNEEFIPLRKELEYLTSYTELEKLRKGEDVVFESTVELEEDSSVQIAPHILLAFLENAFKHLGEGKEGKKYISLHLKAENGSLFFKLENTCSTEEVVGEGVKKKSGGIGLQNVKRRLALLYGDKHTLVICRQNNLFSVNLELNIASS, from the coding sequence ATGACACTTATACAAAAAACATCGAACGTTATTTCATGCTATAAACTCGATCACGTAGCCTTTTGGGTACTTTATGAAGGGTTTTGGTCGGCAATGTATGCTGAAAAGCTAAGCATCATTGGGTTGCTTGTTTCGTTGGCGTATCTTTTTGCACATGCAACTGGCAGCTATTTTAATGTGTATTACCTCGTACCCAAATTCCTTAAAAAAGGGAAATACTTTATTTATATAATAACGCTTGTGCTCACCATTGCTTGTTCATCGATACTCATCATTCTGGGGTATTTTCTCATATTTTTGCCCGAGCCAGGCGTGTTTGGGAAGTATTTGGAAAATGAAATATTCTTTCAGACCACATTTGCCAGCTCGTTTAGCACCATTGTTTTGGTAATGATCATCAAACTGGCAAAAGAGTGGATAAATGCCAACCGACAAAATCAGCGCTTGGAAAAGGAAAAGCTAGAAACGGAACTTCAGTTTTTGAAAGCGCAGCTCAACCCACATTTCCTGTTCAACACCATCAATTCCATTTTTTTCCTCATCCACAAAGACCAAAACGAGGCATCAGAAGCTTTGGCGAAGTTTTCCGAATTGTTGCGCTACCAATTGTACGAAAGCAATGAAGAGTTTATTCCCTTGCGCAAAGAGTTGGAATACCTTACGAGTTATACAGAACTTGAAAAGCTGAGAAAAGGAGAGGATGTAGTCTTTGAAAGTACGGTTGAGCTGGAAGAGGATAGTTCAGTACAAATTGCCCCCCATATCCTACTTGCATTTTTGGAAAATGCTTTCAAACATTTGGGTGAAGGAAAAGAGGGGAAGAAGTATATTTCTTTACATTTGAAAGCAGAAAATGGAAGTTTGTTTTTTAAGTTGGAAAACACCTGTTCGACAGAAGAAGTAGTGGGGGAGGGCGTAAAAAAGAAGTCTGGAGGGATAGGTTTGCAAAATGTGAAAAGAAGGCTGGCCTTGCTCTATGGAGACAAACATACCTTGGTAATATGCCGCCAAAACAATCTTTTTTCTGTCAATTTGGAGTTAAACATAGCAAGTAGCTAA
- a CDS encoding class I SAM-dependent methyltransferase, with translation MAEFWETAFNNKKEMWGMKPAQSALLTLDFFVEKGIDDILIPGIGYGRNAQPFIENRIKITGIEISKTAIELARRHFGTEMTIYHGSVAEMPFDNRKYDGIFCYALIHLLDIEERKKLIRDCYNQLSENGFMVFTAITKEASNFAKGELISKDRYEFHKGAKIFFYDQESVKTEFEEFGLFEITDVDENQPMYLIKCNKNTV, from the coding sequence ATGGCAGAATTTTGGGAAACAGCATTTAATAATAAAAAAGAAATGTGGGGAATGAAACCTGCACAATCAGCTTTGCTCACACTCGACTTTTTTGTAGAAAAGGGAATTGACGATATTCTAATTCCAGGAATTGGATACGGACGAAATGCTCAACCTTTTATTGAAAACAGAATAAAAATCACCGGTATTGAGATTTCAAAGACTGCCATTGAACTTGCAAGAAGACATTTCGGAACTGAAATGACCATTTATCACGGTTCTGTTGCCGAAATGCCTTTTGATAATAGAAAATATGACGGGATTTTTTGTTATGCTTTAATTCATTTGTTAGATATTGAAGAAAGAAAAAAGCTAATCCGAGATTGCTACAACCAATTGAGCGAAAACGGGTTTATGGTTTTTACTGCCATAACCAAAGAAGCGTCAAATTTTGCAAAAGGCGAACTTATTAGTAAAGACCGGTATGAATTTCATAAAGGAGCTAAAATCTTCTTCTACGACCAAGAGTCCGTCAAAACCGAATTTGAAGAATTTGGGCTTTTTGAAATCACGGATGTCGATGAAAATCAGCCTATGTATCTGATTAAATGCAATAAAAATACTGTGTGA
- a CDS encoding NAD(P)/FAD-dependent oxidoreductase, with protein MSHYKSVMTRRKIIKLLGMLGLVFTLPRPLSLIAQKNNKMDKKEFEVIIIGGSYAGLSAALTLGRSLRKTLIIDAGKPCNRQTPHSHNFLTQDGSTPKEISEIAKSQVSEYDTIKFYDGLAVGGKKIKEGFEISTSSRDVFTAKKLVFSAGVKDLMPDIKGFSECWGISVVHCPYCHGYEIRSKKTAIIANGERAFHLASLVNNLTEEITILTSGTKDFEENQLESLKQHNIQIIEKEILAVEHKNGQLEKIVFKDGSTKIFECAYTSIPFEQNSNIPTELGCKLTKHGHIEVDFMQKTTVEGIFACGDNSSMMRSVSLAVSSGTIAGAMINNELTQESF; from the coding sequence ATGTCGCATTATAAATCTGTAATGACAAGAAGAAAAATAATAAAGCTATTAGGAATGCTGGGGTTGGTATTTACATTACCAAGACCTTTATCACTCATTGCTCAAAAAAATAACAAAATGGACAAAAAAGAATTTGAAGTAATAATAATAGGCGGAAGTTATGCAGGTCTTTCAGCAGCACTGACTTTGGGTCGTTCGCTCAGGAAGACATTAATAATAGATGCAGGAAAGCCTTGCAATCGGCAAACACCACATTCTCATAATTTTTTAACCCAAGACGGAAGTACACCAAAAGAAATTTCTGAAATTGCTAAAAGTCAAGTTTCTGAATATGACACTATCAAATTTTATGACGGACTTGCTGTTGGTGGAAAGAAAATAAAGGAGGGTTTTGAGATTAGTACTTCAAGTAGAGATGTTTTTACGGCAAAGAAATTAGTTTTTTCTGCAGGGGTTAAAGACCTAATGCCAGATATAAAAGGCTTTTCCGAATGTTGGGGGATTTCAGTAGTACATTGTCCTTATTGCCACGGTTACGAAATTAGAAGTAAAAAAACAGCCATAATTGCCAATGGAGAAAGGGCGTTTCACCTTGCTTCTTTAGTGAATAATTTGACCGAAGAAATTACAATCCTCACTTCGGGAACAAAGGACTTTGAAGAAAATCAACTCGAAAGTTTGAAACAGCACAATATTCAAATCATTGAGAAAGAAATTTTAGCTGTTGAACACAAAAATGGGCAATTAGAAAAAATTGTTTTCAAAGATGGTAGCACAAAAATTTTTGAATGCGCATATACTTCAATTCCGTTCGAACAAAATTCTAATATACCAACAGAATTAGGTTGTAAACTTACAAAACATGGACACATTGAAGTGGATTTTATGCAAAAAACCACAGTAGAAGGGATTTTTGCTTGTGGCGATAATAGCTCTATGATGCGTTCGGTATCCCTTGCGGTTTCGAGTGGCACCATTGCTGGTGCGATGATAAATAATGAACTTACACAAGAAAGTTTTTAA
- a CDS encoding transcriptional repressor yields the protein MNRRNTPTKEAVLNLLSTSKKALSQDAIERQLDIKINRATIYRVLNRFCEDNIVHKIVAEDGKQYFAICKKCENSKVAQYHFHFRCLSCDTIECLQIPVRYSVPKGYEVQNANCVLTGTCNDCLQA from the coding sequence ATGAATAGAAGAAATACACCTACAAAAGAAGCTGTACTAAATTTGCTTTCAACTTCAAAAAAGGCACTAAGTCAAGACGCTATTGAAAGACAACTTGATATTAAAATAAATAGAGCTACTATATACAGGGTATTGAATAGATTTTGTGAGGACAATATCGTCCATAAAATTGTTGCGGAAGATGGCAAACAGTATTTTGCCATTTGCAAAAAATGTGAGAACTCCAAAGTAGCTCAATACCACTTTCATTTTCGTTGCTTGTCGTGTGATACGATTGAATGCCTGCAAATCCCTGTTAGGTATTCAGTTCCTAAAGGTTACGAAGTTCAAAATGCAAATTGTGTTCTGACTGGAACCTGTAATGACTGTTTGCAGGCTTAA
- a CDS encoding SDR family oxidoreductase — translation MKTLENKVVIVTGSSKGIGKEVAILLAKHGASIVVNHSNSPKEAAVTVAEIIGNGGNAIEVKADVSKKNEVAYLFDRGIEAFGEINVLINNAGTLISKTIKDSTQDDFTKQFEVNVRGTFNTLQEADNRLADNGNIINFSSSTVKLMFPTYAIYSATKAAVEQMTRVFSKEIGRGISVNAIAPGATETELFLTGKSQEQIDKLSAMNAFNRLAKPTDIAKVVLFLASDDSKWISGQVIGANGALI, via the coding sequence ATGAAGACACTAGAAAATAAAGTGGTCATAGTTACAGGCTCTTCAAAAGGAATAGGAAAAGAAGTTGCTATACTTTTGGCAAAACATGGTGCAAGCATAGTAGTTAATCATTCCAACAGTCCCAAAGAAGCAGCGGTTACGGTAGCTGAAATTATTGGGAATGGAGGGAATGCCATTGAGGTGAAAGCAGATGTTAGTAAGAAGAATGAAGTGGCATATTTATTTGATCGGGGGATTGAGGCATTTGGTGAAATTAATGTTTTGATAAATAATGCAGGAACCTTAATCTCAAAGACAATAAAAGATAGCACCCAAGACGACTTCACAAAACAATTTGAAGTCAATGTAAGGGGTACTTTTAATACATTGCAGGAAGCTGACAACAGGTTGGCAGACAATGGAAACATTATTAATTTTTCATCGAGTACCGTGAAGTTAATGTTTCCCACTTATGCTATTTATTCGGCGACAAAAGCGGCTGTAGAACAGATGACAAGGGTGTTTTCAAAAGAAATTGGGAGAGGCATTTCTGTTAACGCCATTGCTCCTGGGGCTACTGAAACAGAATTGTTCTTAACTGGCAAATCCCAAGAACAAATTGATAAACTGAGTGCGATGAATGCCTTTAACCGGTTGGCAAAACCAACTGATATAGCAAAAGTGGTTTTATTTTTAGCTAGTGATGATTCTAAATGGATTTCTGGTCAGGTTATAGGGGCAAATGGGGCTTTGATATAA
- a CDS encoding haloacid dehalogenase type II — translation MKNKRRDFIKRTPLLALGGTLFPAMGTAASKESKTTKTENMRPKVLFFDVNETLLDLTTMKDSVGKALGDRSDLLPLWFTTMLQYSLVSTVGRQYNDFGVIGSAALQMVAANHNISLSETEAKEAILGPIRSLPAHSEVKGALKDLRNAGYKLVSFTNSSNIGVETQFKNAGLTDYFDERLSVEDIGKFKPHTDAYDWAARKMGVKPNECLLVAAHGWDIAGALWANWRAAFVGRPGAQLYPLAPRPEINEANLKLVANQLIELKPAD, via the coding sequence ATGAAAAATAAAAGACGAGATTTTATTAAACGTACGCCGCTTCTGGCTTTAGGTGGTACTTTATTTCCGGCAATGGGTACTGCTGCTTCTAAAGAAAGTAAAACAACTAAAACTGAAAATATGAGACCAAAAGTATTATTCTTTGATGTAAATGAAACTTTACTGGATTTAACGACCATGAAAGACAGTGTAGGAAAGGCATTGGGTGATAGAAGTGACTTATTGCCCTTATGGTTTACAACAATGCTCCAATATTCGCTCGTATCGACCGTGGGGCGGCAGTACAATGATTTTGGGGTTATTGGATCGGCTGCTTTGCAGATGGTAGCGGCGAACCATAATATTTCATTATCAGAAACTGAAGCTAAAGAAGCAATTCTCGGCCCTATTCGTTCTTTACCAGCTCACTCAGAGGTAAAAGGCGCATTAAAAGATTTAAGAAATGCAGGCTATAAGTTAGTTTCTTTTACCAATTCCTCAAATATAGGGGTAGAGACACAATTTAAAAATGCTGGTTTGACGGACTATTTTGATGAGCGGTTAAGTGTAGAAGATATAGGCAAGTTTAAACCTCACACGGATGCTTATGACTGGGCAGCAAGAAAAATGGGTGTAAAACCAAATGAATGTCTGCTAGTAGCTGCGCACGGATGGGATATTGCAGGCGCATTATGGGCGAACTGGCGAGCTGCATTTGTAGGCAGGCCAGGTGCTCAATTGTACCCACTTGCTCCAAGACCTGAAATCAATGAGGCAAATTTGAAACTAGTAGCAAACCAGCTGATTGAATTAAAACCAGCTGATTGA
- a CDS encoding TetR/AcrR family transcriptional regulator, producing the protein MKQDLKSEFTRQLIVNKAFDLFYENGYKTTSIDKIMRATTMSKGAFYHHYKNKKELGLEVISQKVKRRVVEGMVLPLAEKGDAFHILEHVFINRLKAFPFYDKQHGCPMNNLINEIGGDEIAYQSALKGIIEQWKATLIQLIERGKKEGSIKKEISSTAVAVYLISAFEGIRGIRKLYTTDSILEEYISGLSLYLLQIKK; encoded by the coding sequence ATGAAACAAGACTTGAAATCGGAATTCACTAGGCAACTTATTGTAAATAAGGCATTTGACTTGTTTTACGAGAACGGTTATAAAACAACAAGTATCGATAAAATTATGAGAGCTACTACTATGAGTAAGGGAGCTTTCTATCATCATTATAAAAATAAAAAAGAATTAGGCCTAGAAGTTATCAGCCAAAAAGTTAAAAGAAGGGTTGTAGAAGGAATGGTTTTGCCATTGGCAGAAAAGGGAGATGCGTTTCACATATTAGAGCATGTATTTATAAATCGTTTGAAAGCATTTCCTTTTTATGATAAGCAACATGGGTGTCCTATGAATAATTTAATTAATGAGATTGGAGGAGATGAAATAGCCTATCAAAGTGCCTTGAAAGGCATTATAGAACAATGGAAGGCGACCTTGATCCAATTAATTGAGAGAGGAAAAAAGGAAGGTTCAATTAAAAAGGAGATCTCAAGCACAGCAGTTGCCGTTTATTTGATTAGTGCATTTGAAGGGATTAGGGGTATCAGAAAGCTTTATACTACTGATTCTATTTTAGAAGAATATATTTCAGGGTTATCCTTGTATCTCTTACAAATCAAAAAATAA
- a CDS encoding response regulator transcription factor, whose product MRYKCLIVDDEELARELIETHLSHLEDFELVASCGNAIDALKILQNEQIDLIFLDIEMPVLKGTDFLKSLSNPPKVVFTTAFRNYAVEGFELSAVDYLLKPIIFERFIAAIEKFREGAKKTMAEGKEKKEHVFVQSNKKNIKIKLDEILYVESLKDYIKIHFASDELMFKCSLTSFEELLDNHFLRVHRSFIVNIDKVTAFTKHDIEIGSNEIPIGESYKIFVLDKFG is encoded by the coding sequence ATGCGATATAAATGCCTTATAGTTGATGACGAAGAACTGGCCCGTGAACTGATAGAAACCCACTTGTCCCACTTGGAGGATTTTGAATTGGTAGCTAGTTGTGGAAATGCCATCGATGCACTTAAAATTTTGCAAAATGAACAAATCGATCTCATTTTTTTGGACATAGAAATGCCCGTGTTAAAAGGAACTGATTTTTTGAAAAGCCTTTCCAATCCTCCCAAGGTTGTTTTCACCACGGCTTTCCGCAATTATGCGGTGGAAGGCTTTGAGCTTAGCGCAGTCGACTATCTACTAAAGCCCATCATATTCGAAAGGTTCATTGCGGCTATCGAAAAGTTTAGGGAAGGTGCAAAAAAGACAATGGCCGAGGGGAAGGAAAAGAAAGAGCATGTGTTCGTGCAGAGCAACAAGAAAAATATAAAGATCAAGCTTGACGAAATCTTGTATGTGGAAAGCTTAAAGGACTACATCAAAATCCATTTTGCTTCCGATGAGCTGATGTTTAAATGTAGCTTAACTTCCTTCGAAGAACTATTGGACAATCACTTTTTGAGGGTACATCGCTCCTTTATTGTCAACATTGATAAGGTAACTGCCTTCACCAAACACGATATAGAAATTGGGTCAAACGAAATTCCAATAGGGGAGTCTTACAAGATTTTTGTACTGGATAAGTTTGGGTGA